aacaccgagcacaatcagaagcccgcacatgcgcgccgtttcatttctgtgaaaacacccgccatgtgcggaaagactctccgatcaacgctactcagtgatcgcaccctaacagtgcatcaaacaccaagcaccaacgatcggaggcccgcacatgcgcgccgtttcacccccatgaaaacacccgccatgcgcggaaatctctctgatcaacgttactcagtgatcgcacactaaaagtgcaccaaacaccaagcacgaacgatcagaggcccgcacatgcgcgccgtttcaccaGCTGAAAGAAAACACGCCAACACGAAACCTCTCCGGACCTCGCTACTCGGTGTTCTCACGGTATAAAAGAACCATCAAACACCAAGCAGGAGCGACCGAGAACGATCCGTACATGCgctgtttttttccaaaatatagTACCAAACGGACCAAAACACACCTTCTTTCCTCGTGATTTAAGGAGACTCCCCTCAGCGATAGAAACTGCCAACGCTGCTGCCAGGCTGTGGTTCCTTAGACGACTGCATTCCTTAATAGTCCAGGTCTGTGTCGCCGTCACTGTGTCAACACAAGCAAAACTTTACCAACAACaacggtaaaagaaaatatccctAATTAGAGGGAAACCAAACActtcaaaacagcaacaacagacatAAAGACAAAATATCTGAGGGGAATCCCGCCTCAAATCGATGTCACCAAAAACGTGCACGCCTCCCTGAAAAAATCAAAGCCGTGCGCTCCGTGACGGCTGTCGTCTAGTGTCGATGCCGCGAAGAACTGCCGTATGTGTTGGGAATGCTCGGCTTGCTGGCTCCAACGCTCTGTCGGAGCTTGCTACACCTCGGTCGCGATGTGGTAGTCACCTTCCTCGGCACAGGAGAGCTGGAAACCGGGCTgatctgctaagaaaacaacacgtttaGAACACAAGTATCAACTAAAGACAaagcaaatgcaaatcaagcacgAGCGAACCGAGCGAAAGcccgacaccaaagatatgcaaaacaacacgtgtacACATTAACCACCCCAAACCATTGTTCCCAGGAAAACATAAttggacaaaaaaacacaaacgtttGTTACCGCATTTTCGCCCCAAACCTGCCGTATCTTTAATATCCGACGTTTCGACCCGCCAGGTAGGACTCTTCCGCCCTTTCAATATGTGAAGAGGCCGCCAAAAGTCTGTCAGAGCTCGCTGCATCTCAGTCGCGCTGTGGTAGTCGCCTTCCTCGGCCTGGGAGAGCTGGAATCCGGGCTGAgctgctaagaaaacaacacgttcAGACCACAAATTCTGAACCTACAGTAAAGCAGCTAAACCCAACTCGAGCATTCACCCGCCACGCTGGCACACACCTCACGTGGTCACAAAAGGGGATCCTGTCACGAGTTTCCCTCCCTTCCTAAGAACAAAACCTCCTACGTTCCGTTCcaaacaaaagataatgaaattcCCACCCAGTCAACTAaggcaaacaaatgcaaatcaagcagtAAAAACCGGGAGAAAACCCGACaccaaaatatgcaaaacaacacgtgaacaacGACACCCAAACGAGTGTTCCCAGAAAAGCAGAATTCGACACATACAACAACGTACGTTAccgcattttccacccaaacctgccATATCTCAGCCATCCTGAAGTTTTCTCCCCACTATGTGGGACTCGTCCGTCCTTTCGCTACGTGGATGGTCTGCCCAAGGTCTGCCGGAGCTTCTGGTTCCATCGCCCCGCCGTTACTTGCTGCACAGCTGAACCCTCAGAAAATGTCTTCCTCCGTCAAACTGGAGTCTATGCTGCCTCCCTGTGTGCTTATCGACAAAATACCCAGTCaactaaaagcaaacaaatgcaaatcaagcacgTGCAAACCAGGCGAAAGCtcgacaccaaagatatgcaaaacaacacgtgaacaaaACGGCACACAAACCATTGTTCCCAGAAAAGCAGAATTCGACAAATACCACAACGTATGTTAccgcattttccacccaaacctgccGTATATCCACCGTCCTGAAATTTGACCCCACTAGGTAGAACACTAGGACTCTTCCGTCCTTTCGATGCGTGGAGAGGGTCTGCCCAAGGTCCGCCGGAGCTTCTGGATCCCTCGCCCCGCCGTTACTTGCTTCACAGCCGAACCTCCGAAGTTGTCTTCCTCCCACTGGTAATCCGGAGTCTAGGCTGCAACACTGCGTGCTCCTCGGGCACAAAACCCGCCCGGCGGCGAGAAACGTGGTCGTGAAACCGCAAGCGGCGGAGACCTGGTCGTCCTTCGCCAGGCGACCTCGGCGTTGCGGATGAATCCAACaagaggcagtagggtgatcatcccttgtacttatatggttgtgagaatcatgtgattcaggatcaaccaatgagcgcacagtgaagatagtaagtggtataggtatGGGCCCCAGTGGCTTTTTCGAACTGCAGGGAACCAGTtaatttcagactttgaaactcaagaagggataaaCGGATCATCATGTGGTCGTGGAACCATAGTTTAATGATGTGATGTTGTTAAACTTGTAGATACACTGAGAATATATATTCAGCTGTGCTTGTTTCCTGTGGCCTCCTGGGAGAATGGACAGCTGAAAAACCGTGTTAGTCTATAAAGGACACTGGAGGCTCATGTGCAATAGATGGGTAATCAGGGAACCAAATCTGACCTCCTGCCATGAATACTTCCGGGTTGTGAAGTCAAGACTTCCTGTCCGCGAGGATACGCTTGGCTTGGAGTTCGGGGCCGTTTCTCGTCCTTTGAGAAGAAGTCCGCATTCATTCCATAGCGAGTTCTAGTGTTTCTTCAGGCAGCCCTGTGTCGACTAAGTTCCAGGTAAGAAGACTTGACTTGTGACTCGGTATTCAAAGGTTTGTAGCACAGTGTAAGAAGGAGAATTTCGAAGAAGTTTCATGAATCTGAACACGCCGCTCCGgcatgcataatttttttttagagcTGGACAGTCATCTGGCCGTGAAACTTCTTCTGTGTAGCCGTGCAAAGCATACCTTAGTAGCGAAATAGGAGAATGTTATGAACTTGGTGCTTGGTTGTGTTGTTTGGTTGTCAAAATTTTACTTCAGGAGCTGGCcttggaaaagtaaaaaaatgtaaacatggGGGGGTCGATAAGGGTTTTTGGATTTTGTTGGATTCGAGGGGCAAAAATTGACGCTTTGTCGCAATGACTTGTAAAATACCTACATACAGTGTTTTGAATGAATATTAAGTGACCAGGTTCACGGTTGTTCATATGGTAAGGACTCCAGTTACCTGTTTTAGGTGTACTGTAAACCCCTACGTGCGCCCCGACGCCGAAAGTTCGCGCCCAATTCTTACATCTGGATTCCTTTGTTGCCTTGAAGcaagagggggaggggggtgaattTCAGGGGACGGTTCACTAACTATTGCAGTGTTACCCTCTAGACACCTGCACCTACATAAAacctactttccaagcagaggcaAGGCTtatttttgatgtctttttgaATTGTTTATTTTGGTTATCTATTTTGTCAGAATTTCTTGTTTGACTACTGCATGCTGGAGAGCGAGGAATGCCTGAAAGAATTGAgggccgaacctctgctttgacAGTTCAAAGAACCAACAATCGCATACATCACAACGCATATCACTATCTCCTAGAGTTTGTATGGTTTCTCGTGTCAATGTTAGGAATTATAAAATGCAGCTCACAATATCACAAAAGGACAGAATTattagtacagtggaagccagttaattgcacatcggataaacgcacacttcggtcaattgcacggaatccctaaatcccgtggcggtgcggtccaactgggtaacttcgcattattgcacgcGGCGGAATTCGcaggcaaattgggtgtgcaattaaacggcttccactgtaccttGTTCAATTATCTCACAGTTGATAATTGTTAATCTTGTCTTCTATGTACAGGAATTGATCCCGATATTGCTGACATGGCAACAACAGACAgcatgcagggtttggatgccTTTaggagaggagcagcagggggttctgccgacagtgttctcacctggcaaggagaCAGACGTGAGGAGTCTGGGGAGGAGTCTGGTAGGAGAGACAAAGGTGTGAGAgagtacaggtgtgaggagtgcagcaggcagttcagtcatatGAGTagtctgaagaggcacatgtggactcacacaggggagaaacccttcagatgtgaggagtgtagcaggcagttcagtcagctgggtgatctgaagaaacacatgcagactcacacaggggagaaaccctacaggtgtgaggagtgcagcaggcagttcagtaggctggatagtctgaagactcacatgcggactcattcaggggagaagccctacaggtgtgaggattgcaacaggcagttcagtgagcagggtgctctgaagaaacacatacggactcacacaggggagaaaccctataggtgtgaggaatgcagcaggcagttcaacacgctgagtagtcgaaagagacacatgcgcactcacacaggggagaaaccttacaggtgtgaagagtgcagcaggcagttcagtgaactTTGTGTGCTTAAGAatcacatacggactcacacaggggagaaaccctacaggtgtgaggagtgcagtaagctgttcagtcagctgagtcatCTCAAAactcacatgcagactcacacaggggagaaaccctacaggtgtgaggagtgcagtaggcagttcagtcagctgggtcatctgacaactcacatgcggactcacactgatgagaaaccttATATGTGTGAgaaatgcagcaggcagttcagtcagctgggttctctgaagaaacatatgcgcactcacaggggagaaaccctacaggtgtgacgagtgcagcaggcaattcaggCACCTGGGTGCCctgaagatacacatgcggactcacactggaagAACTGAAGGTGTAAGTTCTGTGAACTAGGAAGTCTGAAGAGAGGTGTACTCACATGAACCCTACATGTGTTAAAGGAATACAGCAGTATGATAGGGAAGATAGGAAGAAGCACATTGCACTCAAACTGATGAGTCAAGTGTTAGGAATTCAGGCAGCTTGGATACACTGAAGGAACTCATGAACATACAGTCATGACAGTCTCACAAGGCAGTAATCGTAACAGAGCACTTTAgccagcaagcagtttagtagGACTAGTAATGTCATAACTGACATGCAGACAAAAATGCATTTGGTGTTAGAGCATATTAGACAGCATCTTAGACAGCAAGCAGTAGGGCAAGCAAGGTCATTTAATATTGTGTTGCAGCCAAACAATGTCTATGTGTGTAGTGAGTGCAGAAATCATATAAGTCTAACTACATGTGTTTTGGTGAgcttaaaatcatacaaaagtTGGATATGTAGACTACCACATACACTTGTACTTGTATAATCTACTTGGTGGTAAAGTTGatttttgttcttcttgttGTTTCAGCTTTGGCACAACATTTCTTCTGTTAATAACCCTGAATCTTCATCACTGTAGACTTAATTGGTTATACTGTTATAGGATGTGCAGACTAATCTCTCTTCACAATCAGAGGCTGTATTTAGGAGCTTACAGTTGGCTGTTGTTCAAATTTATTGATCATTATCTTTTGTAATACAGCTAAATGATATAATGACGatgtttttctttaatatcCACACCTTTTTGCTAAAGTTCTTTCATCTGTTTGTTGATCCCTGATCTTGTAGTCGATAGTAATCAAGTTTTGTAATTTTATAATGTTTGCATAACAATCATGTTTTCAATGTAGTTGAAGTACCAAGTTCAAAGTAGGGAAGTAGAAAGCAAAATGTTGTGAAGTAGAGAGTTTAAAGTTCAAAGTAGACTAGTAAAAGTAAAATGTTCAAAGTAGGAGAAGTAAATGGTTCAAAGTTCATAGTAGTTTAGAATAAAGTTTAAAGTAGTTAAAAGTACTACGGtcaaagtagtgaaagtacGATGTTTaatgtatttacatattacCGCCAATTGTCTTTGGCGTTCTCTAACAGATGTAGCAATCTTGATAGTAGCAATTTTAATGTCCCTTTTACATTATAAAAGcgttacaatatacatgtagtacatactAACATAGGTTTATTGTTTTCGTTGACTTATGCAACCAAGTTATAGAAGAATTCCGTTGTCTGATTAAATAAAACAActccagaagaagaagattgcAGTATTTCATTCAATGATGTGATGATGTTATAGCTTGTAGAGGCAGtgagaaaaaatgttttatttgcaaaataatgcCCGAAGTCTTCTTGCCTGTACAGTCTCAAAGACTAAGAGAAGTAGATAGATTGATACATATTAAACACTAGTGTCTATTCAACTATATGATACAGTGTAAACTAAAAAGAATAGTGACACTAGcgaaaactactggatagtagttgaaaattctgaccgtttccaaaatcataaccagttgcttgagtaactactttttggcgtatcttattacccggatgtctaacctacatcgacgtacaaatgtatactattgatagcctggtatccagccgtaatatagttcccgagtctcttctctcctcagTGATGTAACGGGAAATCGTTTTTATTTGAAAACGATTTCCCGTTACGTAATTGTGGGGAGgagagactcgggaactatattacggctggataccaggctatactATTGAcgggtttgatttctttgagggcagtggttaatgaactgtcccacctTATGTATAATGATTGGATTTTTGTGCTTTTAGCAGACatagtcttttggtgacctTCTTTATTGTAAGAGCTTAGTAAAATTATGGCAATTGTTTGAAATAAACTGTTTCTTTCGGCATCATAGTGTGTAgcctgactgataaaatgtatttcattttccactgcattgaTTGAGCAATGTATACATAATCTCTTTTGGACAGGGAGCTGAATATATAAAATATTGAGTTGTGCTTGTTTACTGTGGTCTCCTGAGAGAATGACGAAGCGTAGACTACTGGAAACCCGTGTTCGTCTATAAAGGGCACCGGAGTGTCATGTACAATAGATGGGTAATCAGGGAATGAAATCTGACCTCCCGCCATTAGTACTTCCGGGTCGTACGGTCCCGACTTCCTGTCCGCGAAGATACGCTTGGCTTGGAGTTCGGGGCCGTTTCTCGTGCTTGGAGAAGAAGTCCGCATTCACTCCGTGGCGAGTTCTAgtgtttcatcaggcattcCTGTGTCAGCTAAGTTCCAGGTAAGAAGACTTGACTTGTGACTCGGTATTCAAAATATTTGAAGAACAGtgtaagaaggagaagaaagttTCATGAATATGAACACGCCACCAGCTCCGGCATGCATTTTTCAGAGAGCTGTTTGGACTGTCATCAGGCCGTGAAACCTACTTTTCTTCTGTGCAGCTGCGTAAAAACATATCGTTGTTGGGAGAAAGGAAAGCAGGTTATACATTTTGTGctttattgtgttgttttgctGTCAAATGTGACTATTCAGGAGCTAGCCTTGGGAAAgtaaaaaaatttaaacaaGGGAGGGTCGATAAGGGTTTTTGAATTTTGTTGGATTCGAGGGGCAAAAATTGACGTCACAAAAATTTGTCACAATGACTTGTAAAATACCTACATACATAGCCCAAGGACGGTATATTGCATTACCGTCCAAGGGCTGTACGCCCGCAAGATCCAACTTGTGTTCGCTGGGCCTTTATTCTTGCCCATCGGGGCGGATTCTTGAACTCCCTAGATTCCCAACGCACTTACCTGCCTTGACGGGCGAAAAAACAACTCCAGAAGCCCCGAGGTTATCCACAGAAGCGCTTGAAAAACAGCTCCATTTATAAAAGCCACCGGCCGGCCATTTTTGTCATTattaatgcggaaagttgacCCGATGTGACCCAGACGTCAACTTTGGAGAAATGATAGCAGCTCATTTGTCTCCTGTGGTTGAACTAAACTGAAGAAACCACAGGAGACGAATGAGCTGCTATCATTTTCACAGAGGACAAgattaccttgtttttttttacctcacgGTTGATAattgtttgtcttgttttctatttacagtacttgatCCAGATATTGCTGACATGGCAACAGCAAACAGCATGCAGAGTGTGGATTACGTCAGGAGAGAagcagcagggggttctgccgacagtgttctcacctggcaaggagaCAGACGTGAGGAGTCTGGGGAGGAGTCCAGTAGGAGAAACAAAGGTGTGAgagtgtacaggtgtgaggagtgcagcaaacagttcagtcatctGAGTCAgttgaagactcacatgcggactcacacaggggagaaaccatacaggtgtgaggagtgcagcaggcagttcagtcggctgagtcatctgaagaggcacatgcaTAATCACAccggggagaaaccttacaagtgtgagaagtgtagcaggcagttcagtgtgctgagtaatctaaagactcacatgcggactcacacaggggagaaaccctacaggtgtgaggagtgcagcaggcagttcaatgTGCTaagtaatctgaagagacacatgcggactcacacaggtgagaaaccctataggtgtgaggagtgtaccagacagttcagacagctGGGTGATCTAAAGgcccacatgcggactcacaccggagagaaaccttacagttgtgaggagtgcaccaggcagttcagtcagctgggtgatctgaagaagcacctgcagactcacacaggtgagaaaccatacaggtgtgaggagtgcagcaggcagttcggtcagctgagtcatctgaagtctcacatgcagactcacacaggggagaaaccctacaggtgtgaggagtgcagcaggcaattcagtcagctgagtcatctgaagactcacatgcgcactcacacgggagaaaccctacacgtgtgaggaatgcagcaggcagttcagtcagctgagtgctctgaagactcacatgcggactcacacaggggagaaaccctacaggtgtgaggagtgc
The sequence above is drawn from the Branchiostoma floridae strain S238N-H82 chromosome 4, Bfl_VNyyK, whole genome shotgun sequence genome and encodes:
- the LOC118413052 gene encoding zinc finger protein 678-like; this translates as MATANSMQSVDYVRREAAGGSADSVLTWQGDRREESGEESSRRNKGVRVYRCEECSKQFSHLSQLKTHMRTHTGEKPYRCEECSRQFSRLSHLKRHMHNHTGEKPYKCEKCSRQFSVLSNLKTHMRTHTGEKPYRCEECSRQFNVLSNLKRHMRTHTGEKPYRCEECTRQFRQLGDLKAHMRTHTGEKPYSCEECTRQFSQLGDLKKHLQTHTGEKPYRCEECSRQFGQLSHLKSHMQTHTGEK